A portion of the Clostridium gelidum genome contains these proteins:
- a CDS encoding AAA family ATPase has protein sequence MKNILIKKLILKNFKGIKELVIDFEKITNILGENATGKTTVFDSFCWLLFGKDSKDRKDFEIKTLGPDGEALHGLEHSVIGILDVNGEEITLQRIFTEKWTKKKGLADKVFSGHETTYYINQVPAKQKEYNEKVTNILADNTFKLLSNPLYFNSIEWKKQREILLEIIGDIDQDNVINYKKELKPLEQLLSNNTPIEDFRKKVKDQISKYSKDKESIPFRIDECNNSIVEEDFKILEDRKVIIQNGINALSKQIAAGDNSSENMKLEKELSDLKLKYNSKLVEAKENSNKPLDEFNIQISDKKYEINDLEHQIQILNRDKFDTEEAIKAAYGIRTNYIEKQKSLRDIWHKENNVIFEFDENEKFCPTCHREYEIEQLEEIRTNAQGYFEESKNNKRNSINKQGKELGEKINQLETSIKENSENLIGYEEKLSEYNSKMELLKSELEQLEKDKQSLNINNTITFTGEQELTNSINEIKGKIANFKLTDNTELANRKLNLERELENISKQLGKKDNNETLRKRIQDLQEEERTLANEIAKLEGYDFLCEEFIRTKVGLLEERINSKFKTVRFKLFKQQINGGIDECCEALIDGVPFSNANTASQINAGIEIINTLSEFYEVNAPIFIDNRESINQIVPTDSQIINLIVSKDKELKVECKEKQEVA, from the coding sequence ATGAAAAACATATTAATTAAAAAATTAATTCTTAAGAATTTTAAAGGTATTAAGGAATTAGTAATTGATTTTGAAAAAATAACAAATATCTTAGGAGAAAACGCAACAGGAAAAACAACAGTCTTTGATAGCTTCTGTTGGCTACTCTTCGGAAAAGATAGTAAGGATAGAAAAGACTTTGAAATAAAAACATTAGGTCCTGATGGAGAAGCGCTACATGGGTTAGAGCATAGCGTAATTGGAATATTAGATGTAAATGGTGAAGAAATAACACTTCAAAGAATTTTTACAGAGAAATGGACAAAGAAAAAAGGACTTGCAGATAAAGTTTTCTCAGGTCATGAAACAACTTATTATATCAACCAAGTCCCAGCTAAACAAAAAGAATATAACGAAAAGGTTACTAATATCTTGGCGGATAATACCTTTAAGTTACTATCTAATCCACTCTATTTTAACAGTATAGAGTGGAAAAAGCAAAGGGAGATATTATTAGAGATCATAGGAGACATTGATCAAGATAATGTAATTAACTATAAAAAAGAATTAAAGCCACTTGAACAATTATTATCGAATAATACTCCAATAGAAGATTTTAGAAAGAAAGTAAAGGATCAAATTTCTAAATATAGCAAAGATAAAGAATCAATTCCTTTTAGGATTGATGAATGTAATAATTCCATAGTTGAAGAAGATTTTAAAATCTTAGAGGACAGAAAAGTAATAATTCAAAATGGAATTAATGCATTATCCAAACAAATAGCTGCAGGTGATAATAGTTCTGAAAATATGAAATTAGAAAAAGAACTATCAGACTTAAAACTTAAATACAATTCTAAATTAGTAGAAGCTAAAGAAAATTCAAATAAACCATTAGATGAATTTAATATACAGATTTCAGATAAAAAGTATGAAATAAATGATTTAGAGCATCAGATTCAAATTCTAAATAGAGATAAGTTTGATACTGAGGAAGCAATTAAAGCAGCTTATGGAATAAGAACAAACTATATAGAAAAGCAAAAATCATTGAGAGATATATGGCATAAAGAAAATAATGTGATATTTGAATTTGATGAAAATGAGAAATTCTGTCCGACATGTCATAGAGAATATGAAATTGAACAGCTAGAAGAAATCAGAACCAATGCTCAAGGATATTTTGAAGAATCAAAAAACAATAAGCGTAATTCAATAAATAAGCAAGGTAAAGAGCTTGGAGAAAAAATAAACCAACTTGAGACTTCAATTAAAGAAAATAGTGAAAATCTAATAGGCTACGAAGAGAAATTAAGTGAATATAACTCCAAAATGGAGCTGCTTAAATCAGAGCTAGAACAATTAGAGAAGGATAAACAAAGCTTAAATATTAATAATACAATAACTTTTACTGGCGAACAGGAATTAACTAATTCTATTAATGAAATTAAAGGTAAAATAGCAAACTTTAAATTAACTGACAATACAGAGTTGGCTAATAGAAAGCTCAATTTAGAAAGAGAATTAGAAAATATAAGTAAGCAGCTAGGAAAAAAAGATAATAATGAAACTTTAAGAAAAAGAATTCAAGATCTTCAAGAAGAAGAAAGAACTTTGGCAAATGAAATTGCAAAGCTTGAAGGATACGACTTCCTGTGTGAGGAGTTCATAAGAACAAAAGTTGGATTATTAGAAGAGAGAATAAATTCTAAATTCAAAACAGTAAGATTTAAATTATTTAAACAACAAATAAATGGCGGAATTGACGAATGTTGTGAGGCTTTAATAGATGGAGTTCCATTTAGTAATGCAAATACTGCAAGTCAAATAAATGCAGGAATAGAGATTATTAATACCCTTTCAGAATTTTATGAAGTAAATGCTCCAATATTTATAGATAACAGGGAAAGCATTAATCAAATAGTACCAACAGATAGTCAAATAATTAATTTGATAGTAAGTAAAGATAAGGAGCTAAAAGTGGAGTGTAAAGAAAAGCAGGAGGTTGCTTGA
- a CDS encoding P-loop NTPase family protein — protein sequence MSIAIYVCGQIASGKTTISEQLSKELNLPLFKVDDIRKSFNNDKDVWKELITELKVNQSYIFESTGLSKRMEQLIINDIKLNRSFFIIKLICSKEKALERAKNRNVTFPKWEYSFTLEESIEWVDNEIKKLDADIEINTDNTESRDVVQSIIQRLKDQKLI from the coding sequence ATGAGTATTGCTATATATGTTTGTGGACAAATTGCTTCGGGAAAAACTACTATTTCTGAGCAGTTATCAAAAGAATTAAATTTACCACTTTTTAAAGTTGATGATATTAGAAAAAGTTTTAATAATGATAAGGACGTTTGGAAGGAATTAATTACTGAACTAAAAGTAAATCAAAGCTACATTTTCGAATCAACAGGCTTAAGCAAGCGTATGGAACAACTAATTATAAATGATATAAAACTTAATAGAAGCTTTTTCATCATCAAATTAATCTGTTCTAAAGAAAAAGCGTTGGAGAGAGCAAAAAATCGAAACGTTACTTTTCCAAAATGGGAATATTCGTTTACATTAGAAGAAAGTATAGAGTGGGTTGATAATGAAATAAAAAAACTTGATGCGGATATAGAAATAAATACAGATAATACGGAAAGTAGAGATGTAGTCCAAAGTATAATTCAAAGGTTAAAGGATCAAAAATTAATTTGA
- a CDS encoding phage replisome organizer N-terminal domain-containing protein → MSDNKKYYYLKLKEDFFESDEIKIIESLPNGYLYSNILLKLYLKALKREGKLMVTDIIPYTLETLAKVLGHNIDTVRTAINTFKEFNLIEMLDNGAIYLTEIQNLIGQSSSEGDRKRNYRKKIEEEKNLLNGGQMSQQQKQIKGQMSQDNIQMSGQMSQINNSEIVRIDDQKWDKSPDKCPEENQEPCKNAELDIDKGQMSGQTSTRDRDRDRDRDRDRDKELEIEIEPKGEQVPSSPLSFPSPIHELIFKSFSEVTYKTWFANTKIESKDDLLIITAATDLQMGVIKKYAPKLQIITGKQIDAKTLDG, encoded by the coding sequence TTGAGTGATAATAAAAAATATTACTATTTAAAACTTAAAGAAGATTTTTTTGAATCTGATGAAATAAAAATAATAGAAAGTTTGCCTAATGGATATCTCTATTCAAATATACTCTTAAAACTATATTTAAAGGCATTAAAACGTGAGGGAAAGCTTATGGTTACAGATATTATTCCATATACTTTGGAAACCTTAGCGAAAGTGTTAGGACATAATATTGATACTGTAAGAACTGCAATAAATACTTTCAAGGAATTTAATCTTATAGAAATGTTAGATAATGGCGCAATATATTTAACAGAAATACAAAACTTGATAGGTCAAAGTAGTTCAGAAGGGGATAGGAAAAGAAATTATAGAAAGAAAATTGAAGAAGAAAAAAATCTATTAAATGGAGGACAAATGTCCCAACAACAGAAACAAATTAAGGGACAAATGTCCCAAGATAATATACAAATGTCCGGACAAATGTCCCAAATAAATAATAGTGAAATAGTAAGAATTGATGATCAAAAATGGGACAAAAGTCCGGACAAATGTCCCGAAGAAAATCAAGAACCTTGTAAAAATGCGGAGTTAGATATTGACAAAGGACAAATGTCCGGACAAACGTCCACCAGAGATAGAGATAGAGATAGAGATAGAGATAGAGATAGAGATAAAGAGCTAGAGATAGAGATAGAACCAAAGGGGGAACAAGTCCCATCATCTCCTCTTTCTTTTCCTTCCCCAATTCATGAATTAATATTTAAAAGTTTTAGTGAGGTGACATATAAAACTTGGTTTGCAAATACAAAGATTGAATCTAAAGACGATTTGTTGATAATAACTGCAGCTACTGATTTGCAAATGGGGGTAATTAAAAAATATGCTCCTAAGTTGCAAATAATAACTGGAAAACAGATTGATGCTAAAACTTTAGATGGCTAG
- a CDS encoding DUF7694 domain-containing protein, which produces MKDLSYLNEYRVKLKDNFIGDEHNGVFKLRVSGSPVCIIASDGMGWEHISVSHNNRIPSWETMNKVKEMFFEDDEVVMQLHPSKEDYINNFNYCLHLWRPIGKEIPTPPKILV; this is translated from the coding sequence ATGAAAGATTTGAGCTATTTAAATGAATATAGAGTCAAACTTAAAGATAACTTTATTGGAGATGAACATAATGGAGTATTTAAGTTAAGAGTATCAGGAAGTCCAGTATGCATAATAGCAAGTGATGGAATGGGTTGGGAACACATATCAGTATCCCATAATAATAGAATACCTAGCTGGGAAACAATGAATAAAGTTAAAGAAATGTTTTTTGAAGATGATGAAGTTGTTATGCAGCTGCATCCGAGCAAAGAAGATTATATAAATAATTTTAATTATTGCTTACATTTATGGAGGCCTATAGGCAAGGAAATACCTACTCCACCTAAAATTTTAGTTTAG
- a CDS encoding helix-turn-helix domain-containing protein: protein MNRIKELRLSKGWTQDELGEKLCVKRSAISKYETSKIPLTDDTIRKLSEIFDKSTDYILGKNDLQSSNSETELTKKDKNDIQKDLKNIMDDYREQKDGTKYYNGVELEDKDFDYLELAMQIALEKIKVNNKDKYTPKKFKK from the coding sequence ATGAACAGAATTAAAGAACTTAGACTATCTAAAGGTTGGACACAAGACGAATTAGGAGAAAAATTATGTGTTAAGCGTTCTGCGATTTCAAAATATGAAACTAGTAAAATACCTTTGACAGATGATACTATCAGGAAACTTTCAGAAATTTTCGATAAATCTACTGATTACATCTTAGGCAAAAATGATTTACAATCATCAAATTCTGAGACCGAATTAACTAAAAAAGATAAGAATGACATCCAAAAAGATTTAAAAAACATAATGGATGACTACAGAGAACAAAAGGATGGAACAAAATATTATAATGGCGTAGAACTTGAAGATAAAGATTTTGATTATTTAGAACTTGCTATGCAAATAGCTCTTGAAAAAATAAAGGTTAACAATAAGGATAAATATACACCAAAGAAATTTAAGAAGTAG
- a CDS encoding nucleotide pyrophosphohydrolase — protein sequence MDNIKLLQNKVKMFCEEREWDEFHNPKDLAIGISTEANELLDIFRFKTEKQMDEDFEKMRPAVEEELADVLFFVLRFAQKNNIDLQEALNKKLDKNAQKYPIEKAKGNNKKYDQL from the coding sequence ATGGATAATATAAAACTTTTACAAAATAAAGTTAAAATGTTTTGCGAAGAAAGAGAATGGGATGAATTTCATAATCCTAAAGATTTAGCTATAGGTATTTCAACTGAGGCCAATGAATTATTAGATATTTTTAGATTTAAAACTGAAAAACAGATGGATGAAGATTTTGAAAAAATGAGACCTGCAGTTGAAGAGGAATTAGCAGATGTTCTTTTCTTTGTTTTAAGGTTTGCTCAGAAAAATAATATTGATTTACAAGAAGCACTTAATAAAAAGTTAGATAAGAATGCTCAAAAATACCCAATTGAAAAGGCAAAGGGTAACAATAAGAAATATGATCAACTGTAA
- a CDS encoding helix-turn-helix transcriptional regulator, with amino-acid sequence MYANLRVTRNTNSISVKQMCNLLGLKTKAAYYKKEMGNVNFTLIEAKKISDFFNMPIEEIFFKQICS; translated from the coding sequence ATGTATGCTAATTTAAGAGTAACAAGAAACACAAATTCAATTTCAGTTAAGCAAATGTGCAATCTATTAGGATTAAAAACCAAAGCAGCATATTATAAAAAAGAAATGGGGAACGTTAATTTTACATTGATAGAAGCAAAGAAGATTTCCGATTTTTTTAATATGCCAATTGAAGAGATTTTTTTTAAACAAATATGTTCCTAA
- a CDS encoding MBL fold metallo-hydrolase, with product MIKVLASGSTGNCYIIQAGDDILLLECGINIKDIKQGLDFDLSKVKGCLVTHEHKDHCKSINNILAAGIDVYMSQGTAKGMEFLDERYSYRFNYLRHKVPKNIAGFTIIPFNVQHDVNEPLGFLIYHPTIGKIVFATDTYSLLNITFKNVDHILIECNYFEGVLQTLPVSRAIRLIKSHMSLENLIETLKSWELGNTKDITLIHISNDNGEPERFQQEIETLTGIKTYVAEPGLIVGR from the coding sequence ATGATTAAGGTATTAGCATCAGGAAGCACAGGCAATTGTTATATTATCCAAGCAGGGGATGACATTCTCTTGCTTGAGTGTGGAATAAACATCAAAGACATTAAGCAAGGATTGGATTTTGATTTAAGTAAGGTAAAAGGGTGTTTAGTTACCCATGAACATAAAGATCATTGTAAATCTATAAATAATATATTAGCAGCAGGTATTGATGTTTATATGAGTCAAGGAACAGCTAAAGGAATGGAGTTTCTAGATGAGAGATATAGTTATAGATTCAATTATTTAAGGCATAAGGTACCTAAGAATATAGCTGGATTTACAATAATTCCATTTAATGTTCAGCATGATGTAAATGAGCCATTAGGATTTTTAATATATCATCCCACAATAGGAAAGATAGTATTTGCAACAGATACGTATAGTTTATTAAATATAACATTCAAAAATGTAGACCACATCTTAATAGAATGTAATTACTTCGAAGGTGTGCTTCAAACATTGCCAGTGAGTAGAGCAATAAGACTTATAAAATCACATATGAGTTTAGAAAACTTAATAGAAACGCTAAAATCGTGGGAATTAGGTAATACAAAGGATATAACACTAATTCATATAAGCAATGATAATGGAGAGCCTGAAAGGTTTCAACAAGAAATAGAGACACTTACAGGAATTAAAACATATGTAGCAGAACCAGGATTAATAGTTGGGAGGTAA
- a CDS encoding transcriptional regulator, with protein MTPREWAGKTVKDLEVKRKLKLEGERQAKSYSFENIEKVKKRCNSR; from the coding sequence ATGACACCGCGAGAATGGGCTGGAAAAACAGTTAAGGATTTAGAGGTCAAAAGAAAACTTAAATTAGAAGGTGAAAGACAAGCTAAGAGTTACAGTTTTGAAAATATAGAAAAGGTTAAAAAGAGGTGTAATAGTAGATGA
- a CDS encoding RecT family recombinase yields MAETGLTLSKEDAFNNVMAKIAGLEKNNGIKLPKNYSAENAINSAWLMLQEVVDKEKKPALDVCTKNSTVEALYNMVLQGLSPSKRQCYFIVHGSKLTLMKSYMGSIVATKRINGIKDVKAFILYEGDIFETIFNNETYTIEFNYQPKFENINSNKIKGAFALIIGDDNKILHTEMMTMEQIKKSWAMGPAYKSGKSSTHTDFAEEMAKKSVINRACKRFYNTSDDSDLLLDSLNNTDEDYDEADIIENVKDQVHEEIKANANQEIIDVDIEPIKQINENTIKNPIQENPKSEKAEQQLMCEF; encoded by the coding sequence ATGGCTGAAACCGGATTAACGTTAAGTAAAGAAGATGCATTTAATAATGTGATGGCTAAAATAGCAGGACTTGAAAAGAATAATGGTATTAAACTACCTAAAAATTACTCGGCGGAGAATGCAATTAATTCAGCATGGTTAATGCTCCAGGAGGTTGTAGATAAAGAAAAGAAACCAGCCTTGGATGTTTGCACAAAAAATTCAACAGTTGAAGCTCTATATAATATGGTATTGCAAGGATTAAGCCCATCAAAAAGGCAATGCTATTTCATAGTACATGGTAGTAAGTTAACCCTTATGAAAAGTTATATGGGAAGTATAGTAGCGACTAAAAGGATTAACGGAATAAAAGATGTAAAAGCTTTTATATTATACGAAGGAGATATCTTTGAAACAATATTTAATAATGAGACTTATACGATTGAATTTAACTACCAACCCAAATTTGAAAATATAAATTCAAATAAGATAAAAGGAGCATTTGCATTAATAATAGGTGATGATAATAAGATTTTGCATACAGAAATGATGACAATGGAACAAATAAAAAAATCATGGGCAATGGGGCCAGCATATAAAAGTGGAAAATCAAGTACACATACTGACTTCGCAGAAGAAATGGCCAAGAAAAGCGTAATAAATAGAGCTTGCAAGAGATTCTACAATACATCAGATGATAGTGATTTATTACTAGATAGCTTAAATAATACTGATGAAGATTATGATGAGGCAGATATTATTGAAAATGTAAAAGACCAGGTACATGAAGAAATCAAAGCTAATGCGAATCAAGAAATCATAGATGTTGATATTGAACCAATAAAACAAATTAATGAAAATACCATTAAGAATCCAATTCAAGAAAATCCTAAATCAGAAAAAGCTGAACAGCAGTTAATGTGTGAATTCTAA
- a CDS encoding helix-turn-helix domain-containing protein, whose protein sequence is MSRKATKAIDNVFYQARMEASKFNDCLNSREGASEKIGIDRTRLARIELGSLNPYPEEVLLISDTYNTPELNNYYCSNLCPLGKQTIPQIKICKIERLTIQILSVLNGTSIHKIKDSLIDITEDGQITKDEVPRLKEIIDTLDEISAKSQALKLWAEKHLIINCRRDT, encoded by the coding sequence ATGTCTAGAAAAGCAACTAAAGCTATTGATAATGTATTTTATCAAGCACGAATGGAAGCATCAAAGTTTAATGATTGTTTAAACAGTAGGGAAGGTGCATCAGAAAAGATAGGAATAGATCGTACAAGACTAGCACGTATAGAGCTTGGAAGTTTGAATCCATATCCTGAAGAAGTACTTTTAATTTCAGATACTTACAATACTCCTGAATTAAACAATTATTATTGTTCGAATTTATGTCCATTAGGAAAACAAACAATACCACAAATTAAAATTTGTAAAATTGAAAGATTAACGATTCAAATACTTTCAGTTTTAAATGGTACAAGCATACACAAAATAAAAGATTCACTAATTGATATAACAGAAGATGGTCAAATAACTAAAGATGAGGTTCCAAGATTAAAAGAAATAATAGATACCTTAGATGAAATATCAGCTAAGTCACAAGCATTAAAGCTATGGGCTGAAAAACATTTAATAATTAATTGTAGGAGGGATACTTAA
- a CDS encoding helix-turn-helix domain-containing protein, translated as MNISKNIKEIRKLKDITQKELAEKINVDVRTIQNYESSRREPNTKAINTIANAIGVPIVALTDDNYFKRQELLQKLKELIDKQGIVGTDINRIINSLLNMEGK; from the coding sequence ATGAATATATCAAAAAATATAAAAGAGATTAGAAAGTTAAAGGATATTACTCAAAAAGAACTTGCTGAAAAAATTAATGTTGATGTTAGGACAATCCAAAATTATGAAAGTAGTAGGAGAGAACCAAATACAAAAGCTATTAATACAATTGCAAATGCCATTGGTGTTCCGATTGTAGCATTAACAGATGATAATTATTTTAAACGTCAGGAATTGCTTCAAAAACTCAAAGAGTTGATAGATAAACAAGGAATAGTTGGAACTGATATTAACAGAATCATAAATTCTTTATTAAACATGGAGGGGAAATAG
- a CDS encoding nucleotidyltransferase domain-containing protein, giving the protein MHNLNLEELMSSFFELEANLEKRQIQFNDPYTLFLRLSANWYKIRTMCDELTYSEVLRIYNQLLQCENLIESIILIGSVSSGNYSKESDIDIVVILRRNKKINELRYVSVFKDINIVYQTKSEFLSHYRSGYEFYVWCVKYGVLLFDKGYFNSLYRYPQGMVNKDEIIHKRTYINSIIIKTYEALTNNDRDLGIKFIKKMVIQSARIILISKDIVARSRGEIGKQLLNTGAEFYELYMILDKLKFMNNYELTEYANKIFQFINNYIEDYYKTK; this is encoded by the coding sequence ATGCACAATTTAAATTTAGAAGAGCTAATGTCTAGTTTTTTTGAATTAGAGGCGAATTTAGAAAAAAGACAGATTCAATTTAATGATCCATATACGTTATTTCTGAGACTAAGTGCTAATTGGTATAAAATCAGAACGATGTGTGATGAATTAACATATAGCGAAGTACTAAGGATATATAATCAACTGCTTCAATGTGAAAATTTAATTGAATCAATTATTCTTATTGGTTCAGTCTCAAGTGGAAACTACTCTAAAGAAAGTGATATTGATATTGTAGTTATTCTTAGAAGAAATAAAAAAATAAATGAGCTGAGATATGTGAGTGTATTTAAAGATATAAACATAGTTTATCAAACTAAAAGTGAGTTTTTAAGTCACTATAGAAGTGGCTATGAATTTTATGTATGGTGTGTTAAATATGGTGTTCTATTATTTGATAAGGGATACTTTAACTCATTATATAGATATCCACAAGGGATGGTGAATAAGGATGAAATAATACATAAAAGAACATATATAAATAGTATTATTATTAAAACCTATGAAGCATTGACAAATAACGACAGAGATTTAGGAATAAAGTTTATTAAAAAAATGGTAATACAATCAGCAAGAATAATACTAATATCAAAAGATATTGTTGCTAGGAGCAGAGGTGAAATAGGGAAACAATTGTTAAATACAGGAGCAGAATTTTATGAGTTATATATGATTTTAGATAAGTTGAAGTTTATGAATAATTATGAATTAACGGAATATGCTAATAAAATTTTCCAATTCATAAATAATTACATTGAAGATTATTATAAAACCAAATAG
- a CDS encoding ImmA/IrrE family metallo-endopeptidase codes for MTGDYIKKIINKLKKKYNTSSPYELAECLNITIITQPLGNVWGMYKYMKKNKVIFINSALSEFEKRFVLAHEIGHAVLHPKSSCFFINENNYISNIKSEYEANMFAAEFLIDDMAIDKLDLDGFSFEQLASSYYVPVEIMKLKFNTNYYKE; via the coding sequence TTGACAGGGGATTATATAAAAAAAATTATTAATAAACTAAAGAAGAAATATAATACTTCATCCCCTTATGAATTAGCAGAATGTCTTAATATAACTATAATTACTCAGCCTTTAGGCAACGTATGGGGTATGTACAAATATATGAAAAAAAACAAAGTCATTTTTATTAATTCAGCTTTATCTGAATTTGAAAAACGCTTTGTTTTGGCACATGAAATTGGACATGCTGTTTTGCATCCAAAATCTTCATGCTTTTTCATAAATGAAAATAATTATATAAGTAACATTAAATCTGAATATGAAGCTAATATGTTTGCGGCTGAATTTTTGATTGATGATATGGCAATAGATAAGTTAGATTTGGATGGGTTTTCTTTTGAACAGTTGGCTAGTAGTTATTATGTTCCTGTGGAAATTATGAAATTGAAGTTTAATACTAACTATTATAAGGAGTAA
- a CDS encoding RES domain-containing protein → MNCCEKCFNNKDIIKFIKSNKTKGKCAFCNSTKVYICSTDNVGSFIREGFNRAYEHLEGLTGAMWDCDEHEYIGKDGDDAGRSLHEILFWTEQIFSEKYDADTVKILLETLMESSGPSMREIRQGEIDYLSDVYDACFVLKNDLYGEESTNEHIAWEIFKYKCKYYNRYFDVSKNQSSRKKLLNQLKNIFKHMKCYLDLETTLYRSRPYEIIELEQFNKIDFYREVAPAPAALSINNRMSPKGISYTYLADNIKTSIQEIRLESGQHCIIGEFHPRKKINILDLSVSPKFTYRSIFSKKYNHDLNWIEEFINSFANEISKPISEKDKEIEYIATQILAEYIRMLGYEGIKYESSLIKGTYNYALFCGPNTELCSEMYSYQYNQYIGEELVYFTDWLKLDSFSYQRFDGMKLDMVKYINNINDIKDKSLIPNGIYASETFYNVSEIKNRLNELSEYIKLNYDAYIDNSIAKDFSLEDSVIKIVNDYDNSKYRGSYSIDVTKGFHYLDVYLCVEEMQKNTKFYFRHKQEDEMWNKLLVTKIN, encoded by the coding sequence ATGAATTGTTGTGAAAAATGCTTTAATAATAAGGATATAATTAAATTTATAAAATCTAATAAAACAAAAGGAAAGTGTGCCTTTTGCAATAGTACTAAAGTATATATTTGTAGCACTGATAATGTAGGAAGTTTTATTCGTGAAGGATTCAACAGAGCGTATGAACATTTAGAAGGTTTAACAGGCGCAATGTGGGATTGTGATGAACATGAATATATAGGGAAAGATGGAGATGATGCAGGAAGATCATTGCATGAAATTTTATTTTGGACTGAGCAAATATTTTCTGAAAAATACGATGCGGATACTGTTAAAATATTATTAGAGACATTAATGGAATCAAGTGGGCCGTCAATGAGAGAAATACGACAAGGTGAAATAGATTATTTAAGCGATGTTTATGATGCGTGTTTTGTATTGAAAAATGACTTATATGGAGAAGAAAGTACAAATGAACATATAGCTTGGGAGATATTTAAATATAAATGTAAATACTATAATAGGTATTTTGATGTTTCTAAAAATCAATCTTCAAGGAAAAAACTTTTAAATCAACTTAAGAATATTTTTAAACACATGAAATGTTACTTAGATTTAGAAACAACCTTATATAGATCACGTCCTTATGAAATTATAGAGTTAGAGCAGTTTAATAAAATAGATTTTTATAGGGAAGTTGCACCAGCACCAGCAGCTTTATCAATAAATAATCGAATGAGTCCTAAAGGAATATCTTATACTTATTTAGCTGATAATATTAAAACTTCAATACAGGAAATAAGGCTTGAATCAGGGCAACATTGTATCATTGGAGAATTTCATCCTAGAAAAAAGATAAATATATTGGATTTATCAGTTAGTCCGAAATTTACTTATAGGAGTATATTTAGTAAAAAGTATAATCATGATTTGAATTGGATAGAGGAATTTATAAATAGTTTCGCAAACGAGATAAGTAAACCAATATCAGAGAAAGATAAAGAAATAGAATATATTGCAACTCAAATATTAGCAGAATATATAAGAATGTTAGGCTATGAAGGAATTAAATATGAGAGTAGTCTTATTAAAGGAACGTATAATTATGCTTTGTTTTGTGGACCTAACACGGAATTATGCAGTGAGATGTATAGTTATCAATATAATCAATATATAGGTGAAGAATTAGTTTACTTTACAGATTGGTTGAAATTAGATTCTTTTTCATATCAAAGATTTGATGGGATGAAATTAGATATGGTTAAATATATAAATAATATTAATGATATTAAAGATAAATCACTTATTCCCAATGGTATATATGCATCTGAAACATTTTATAATGTTTCAGAAATAAAAAATAGATTGAATGAGTTGAGTGAATATATAAAATTAAATTATGATGCGTATATAGATAATAGTATTGCAAAAGATTTTAGTTTAGAAGATAGCGTAATTAAAATAGTTAATGATTATGATAATTCTAAATATAGAGGATCATATAGTATTGATGTTACTAAAGGATTTCATTATTTGGATGTATACTTATGTGTAGAGGAGATGCAGAAAAATACTAAATTCTATTTTAGGCATAAACAAGAAGATGAAATGTGGAATAAATTACTCGTTACTAAAATAAATTAA